A single genomic interval of Lucilia cuprina isolate Lc7/37 chromosome 2, ASM2204524v1, whole genome shotgun sequence harbors:
- the LOC111687670 gene encoding SUMO-conjugating enzyme UBC9-B — protein MSGIAITRLGEERKAWRKDHPFGFVARPAKNPDGTLNLMIWECAIPGKKSTPWEGGLYKLRMIFKDDYPTSPPKCKFEPPLFHPNVYPSGTVCLSLLDEEKDWRPAITIKQILLGIQDLLNEPNIKDPAQAEAYTIYCQNRLEYEKRVRAQARAMAATE, from the coding sequence ATGTCTGGCATAGCTATAACTCGTTTGGGCGAGGAACGTAAAGCATGGCGTAAAGATCATCCCTTTGGATTCGTGGCACGTCCTGCAAAAAATCCTGACGGTACTTTAAATCTTATGATTTGGGAATGCGCTATCCCCGGCAAGAAGAGCACACCCTGGGAAGGTGGTTTGTACAAATTGCGTATGATCTTCAAAGACGACTATCCAACATCGCCTCCAAAGTGTAAATTCGAACCTCCACTATTCCATCCAAATGTGTACCCCTCGGGCACCGTTTGTTTGTCCTTGCTGGACGAAGAGAAAGATTGGCGTCCCGCCATTACCATTAAACAAATTCTCTTGGGTATACAAGATCTCTTGAACGAGCCCAATATTAAGGATCCTGCCCAAGCAGAGGCTTATACAATCTACTGTCAGAATCGCCTGGAATATGAGAAACGTGTTCGTGCTCAAGCCAGAGCTATGGCGGCCACAGAATAA
- the LOC111683753 gene encoding zinc finger protein ush: protein MFGDCSDSTEDMTVDSRDSKDFNPNNTTSIMDDHTDEDNRTLQNNHYSQQTKETDIEMTESQKPEQIEMEHNEEDADSQPPQQKRPKMEVELEYRRITTPVQSPVNRTTENSNDSEKCDDFQNQIDESNSKDRRSSSPLLKAITSPAISPSPIEVSNENICSPTSGSMPKLRLNALLASDPALMPDAKDLKVVHEESQTQQRIARLEQHLQQQLQTDDTESNETEHITPAALVETAKKPLTTPVEAPQRMKVFMCLPCGIGFSSPSTLEAHQAYYCSHRHKESGEDSSLSAAIAEKSSASPTQANNPTVNISLAPTEPAAKVPKTGKQYACTQCSYSADKKVSLNRHMRMHQTSPAPSSNASNNGSAIMEDNSSQQVDRYCSDCDIRFNNVKTYRAHKQHYCSSRRTEGQLTPKLEVSTSSSTPKAPAAVVSGAISPQTRTKTPTPAMVAAAAAAAAAALQQPPATPFLALPTNPILIIPYSLIRSASLIAGPLSSPSPSVVNPDTTCFTLDNGNLKPLATALNINALSAASTAANSIAAAITTSQQINVVDSTRQSNATETLLTEKNIKRNVEESTENPTLKRKGEGFRESAPLDLSLRRSPIAALLQRQRFNSATTFLENEQQRLDMETLLEAGKENLALDETGSITPEQIVCAPSLPNSPSMSPSPRRRAISPRSSGAGSTSSMSPPATIPPNALSAATNPTNILDNLQLRSMLPAELLNPLLAKQNMELALKLSAAAAAAVSSSTGGVGTTGSTPSDLAAAVAAATGRGSLLGLPVLPPAPAASVQVPTASANQPQIYVKQGVSKCKECNIVFCKYENYLAHKQHYCSARNQEPSEGEAKVSPTPPMATGASPAETTPVAYQQLICAACGIKYTSLDNLRAHQNYYCPKGGGVAAAAAAAVASNSSDTTHVVMKKEKCSKCKTQHEASLPCPPPPALQQPTPPTQTLATATTQQQQQHTTSTTSTGSSSNQNLYKCPLCDAVSLTASESRKHMETHGTVKAFRCTICRYKGNTLRGMRTHIRMHFDKKTSDINEEHYMACILEDENIEIPSAASLNQEHLVQQLAAAQQQQQQQKQLVAAAAVVAAGLQQQHQHQQQQQQQQSQQQVFNCDICNYSSTYKGNVLRHMKLVHPHVIPNSPSISPEVGDIDTTETASLSSSHNGDNNMNNFNIKSEPLDHHLASNTSPAVLLNPHDNNNSPIPSNIIHNNPNELMHHIKSEPMEISIEPSALHIPQAPPSTLRSPAIGPPPLLNATPEENINQKYCQTCDISFNYMKTYLAHKQFYCKNKLHRPDTNDSPSPNAGNIITNIPSPNTLMMQKNKENLQEAAI from the exons attccAAAGATTTTAATCCTAATAATACTACAAGCATAATGGATGATCATACAGATGAAGATAACCGAACTCTTCAAAACAATCATTATAGCCAGCAAACTAAAGAGACTGATATAGAAATGACAGAGAGTCAAAAACCAGAGCAAATAGAAATGGAGCATAACGAAGAAGATGCCGACTCACAACCGCCACAACAGAAGAGACCTAAAATGGAAGTGGAGTTAGAATATAGAAGAATTACTACCCCCGTGCAATCGCCTGTAAACAGAACCACTGAGAATTCCAATGATTCTGAGAAATGTGatgattttcaaaatcaaatagATGAATCTAATTCAAAAGATCGTAGATCTTCAAGTCCTTTATTAAAGGCCATAACATCACCTGCTATTAGTCCATCCCCTATAGAAGTctcaaatgaaaatatatgCTCTCCCACTTCAGGTTCTATGCCTAAATTAAGGCTTAATGCTTTATTGGCTTCAGATCCTGCTTTAATGCCAGATGCCAAAGATTTAAAGGTTGTACATGAGGAATCACAGACTCAACAAAGAATAGCACGTTTGGAACAGCATTTGCAACAGCAATTACAAACAGACGATACAGAAAGTAATGAAACTGAACATATTACTCCAGCTGCTTTAGTGGAAACAGCTAAAAAACCCTTGACCACACCCGTAGAAGCACCACAACGCATGAAGGTATTTATGTGTTTACCCTGCGGTATAGGTTTCAGTTCTCCCTCAACCTTGGAGGCTCATCAAGCTTACTATTGCTCACATCGTCATAAGGAATCAGGAGAAGATAGCTCCTTATCGGCTGCCATAGCTGAAAAGTCTTCTGCTTCTCCAACACAAGCAAATAATCCTACAGTCAATATTTCTTTGGCTCCCACAGAACCAGCGGCCAAAGTTCCGAAGACCGGCAAGCAGTATGCCTGTACACAGTGTTCCTATAGTGCCGATAAGAAAGTCTCTCTCAATCGTCATATGCGTATGCATCAGACCTCACCAGCGCCCAGCTCTAATGCTTCCAATAACGGCAGTGCCATAATGGAAGATAATTCTAGTCAA CAAGTGGATCGTTATTGCAGTGATTGTGACATACGTTTTAATAACGTCAAAACCTATAGAGCTCATAAACAGCATTACTGTAGTTCCAGGAGAACAGAAGG GCAATTAACACCCAAACTGGAAGTTTCTACCAGTTCGTCGACACCTAAAGCTCCTGCAGCTGTAGTCAGCGGTGCCATAAGTCCTCAAACTCGTACTAAAACTCCCACTCCTGCTATGGTAGCAGCGGCAGCCGCCGCAGCAGCAGCTGCTTTACAACAGCCACCAGCTACACCTTTCTTGGCGTTACCCACAAATCCCATATTAATAATACCTTATTCTTTGATACGTTCCGCTAGTCTAATAGCCGGACCTTT ATCCTCACCTTCGCCCTCAGTGGTTAATCCAGATACCACCTGTTTTACTTTGGATAATGGCAATTTAAAACCTTTGGCTACAGCTTTAAATATAAATGCTCTTAGTGCTGCCTCAACGGCGGCCAATAGTATAGCTGCTGCCATTACGACGAGTCAACAAATCAATGTAGTAGATTCTACACGTCAAAGCAATGCCACGGAAACTTTACTCACCGAAAAGAATATAAAACGTAATGTAGAGGAATCTACAGAAAATCCTACTCTCAAGAGAAAAGGTGAAGGTTTTAGAGAATCTGCTCCTTTGGATTTATCACTTAGACGTTCTCCCATTGCTGCTCTATTGCAAAGGCAACGTTTCAATTCTGCCACTACATTCTTAGAGAATGAACAACAACGTTTAGATATGGAGACTTTACTGGAGGCAGGCAAAGAAAATTTGGCTTTAGATGAAACGGGCAGTATAACACCCGAACAAATTGTCTGCGCACCATCATTGCCCAATAGTCCTTCGATGAGTCCTTCGCCCAGAAGACGTGCAATAAGTCCTAGGAGCTCTGGAGCCGGTAGTACTTCCTCAATGTCTCCTCCGGCTACCATACCACCCAATGCTTTAAGTGCAGCCACAAATCCCACAAACATTTTAGATAATTTACAATTACGTTCTATGTTACCAGCAGAACTTTTAAATCCTTTACTGGCTAAACAAAATATGGAATTGGCTTTGAAATTGTCAGCAGCCGCAGCAGCTGCCGTTAGCTCTTCTACTGGGGGAGTTGGCACAACTGGTTCCACACCATCGGACTTAGCAGCTGCAGTAGCAGCAGCCACTGGTAGAGGTTCTCTTTTGGGTTTGCCTGTTTTACCACCAGCCCCTGCTGCTTCTGTACAAGTGCCGACGGCCAGCGCAAATCAACCTCAAATCTATGTTAAGCAAGGAGTTTCCAAATGCAAAGAATGTAATATTGTTTTCTGTAAATATGAAAACTATTTGGCTCATAAACAACATTACTGTTCCGCCCGGAATCAAGAACCCTCTGAAGGCGAAGCTAAAGTTTCACCTACTCCCCCAATGGCTACGGGAGCCTCGCCAGCTGAGACAACACCAGTAGCCTATCAACAATTAATATGTGCAGCATGTGGCATTAAATATACCTCTTTGGATAACTTAAGAGCTCATCAAAACTACTATTGTCCCAAAGGTGGTGGTGTAGCGGCAGCGGCAGCAGCTGCTGTAGCTTCTAACTCCTCGGATACTACTCATGTAgttatgaaaaaagaaaaatgttctaAATGTAAGACTCAACATGAAGCATCACTACCTTGTCCTCCACCACCGGCCTTGCAGCAACCTACACCACCAACACAAACATTAGCCACAGCCactacacaacaacaacagcagcatacTACTTCCACAACTTCCACTGGTTCTAGTAGTAATCAAAATCTTTACAAATGTCCTTTATGTGATGCTGTCAGCTTAACTGCCAGTGAAAGTCGTAAACATATGGAAACTCATGGCACAGTTAAGGCTTTTAGATGCACTATTTGCCGTTACAAAGGCAATACTTTaag GGGTATGCGCACTCATATACGCATGCATTTCGATAAGAAAACTTCCGATATCAATGAGGAACATTATATGGCTTGTATATTAGAggatgaaaatattgaaattcccAGCGCGGCCTCGTTAAATCAAGAACATTTGGTTCAACAATTAGCTGCTgctcaacaacagcagcaacaacaaaaacagttaGTTGCTGCAGCAGCTGTTGTAGCTGCTGGCCttcagcaacaacatcaacatcagcagcagcaacaacaacaacaatcacagCAGCAGGTGTTCAATTGTGATATTTGTAATTATTCTTCAACTTATAAAGGCAATGTG TTGCGTCATATGAAATTAGTACATCCACATGTTATACCCAATTCACCCTCTATTTCTCCAGAAGTAGGAGACATAGACACAACCGAGACAGCCTCTTTGAGTAGCAGTCATAATGGCGACAATAACATGAATAA tttCAACATCAAGTCTGAACCGCTGGATCATCATTTAGCCAGCAATACAAGTCCGGCAGTACTACTAAATCCCCATGACAATAACAATTCACCCATACCGTCGAATATCATACACAATAATCCCAACGAATTAATGCATCATATAAAATCTGAACCTATGGAAATATCAATTGAACCTTCGGCATTACATATACCACAAGCACCGCCATCTACTCTACGATCACCAGCCATAGGACCACCACCTTTACTAAATGCCACACCCGAAGAGAATATCAATCAGAAATATTGTCAAACATGtgacatttcatttaattatatgaaaacCTATTTGGCACATAAGCAATtctattgtaaaaataaattacatagaCCAGATACTAATGATAGTCCAAGTCCTAATGCTGgtaatataataacaaatatacCATCACCCAATACTTTAATGATgcaaaaaaataaggaaaatttacAGGAAGCTGCCATTTGA